From Sphingobium sp. RAC03, a single genomic window includes:
- a CDS encoding hemerythrin domain-containing protein, whose product MMDMTALRGQHEQISLTARQLAQATSDTGTPQSVAALRWSLARQLIAHLALEDRILYPAMQRAPDAAARQTAAQLQGETGALADRFTRYMADWSDDRIAREWSAFCAETRLILAALAERVDRENRTLYPLADQQRRPTPPVARAS is encoded by the coding sequence ATGATGGATATGACGGCGCTGCGGGGGCAGCATGAACAAATCAGCCTGACCGCCCGGCAACTGGCGCAGGCCACGAGTGACACAGGCACGCCGCAAAGCGTTGCGGCGCTGCGATGGTCACTTGCGCGACAATTGATCGCGCATCTCGCGCTGGAGGATCGCATCCTCTATCCCGCGATGCAGCGGGCACCCGACGCAGCCGCACGCCAGACAGCCGCGCAATTGCAGGGTGAAACCGGCGCACTGGCCGATCGCTTCACCCGCTATATGGCCGATTGGAGCGATGATCGCATCGCCCGCGAATGGTCGGCTTTCTGTGCGGAAACCCGGCTGATCCTGGCGGCACTGGCCGAACGGGTCGATCGCGAGAACCGCACACTCTATCCGCTGGCGGATCAGCAACGACGCCCCACGCCGCCGGTCGCACGGGCAAGCTGA
- a CDS encoding superoxide dismutase has translation MAFVLPDLPYAKDAFGDILSAETFDYHHGKHHNAYVVKANELVAADAARQGKSLVELIKSTKGGLFNQVGQIWNHTFYWQSLSPTKTAPTGDLLAKIEEAFGSVDALIEKMKAEAVGHFASGWAALILKDGKLEVTSYHDADTPVAHEGHAPLLIVDVWEHAYYIDYRNARPGYADRILKDAINWDFAALNLDGEGASRADQPG, from the coding sequence ATGGCTTTTGTTCTGCCCGACCTGCCCTATGCCAAGGATGCATTTGGCGACATCCTGTCGGCCGAAACCTTCGACTATCATCACGGCAAGCATCATAACGCCTATGTCGTGAAGGCTAATGAGCTGGTCGCCGCCGACGCCGCCCGCCAGGGCAAGTCGCTGGTCGAGCTGATCAAGTCGACCAAGGGCGGCCTGTTCAACCAGGTCGGCCAGATCTGGAACCACACATTCTACTGGCAGTCGCTGTCGCCGACCAAGACCGCGCCGACCGGCGATCTGCTCGCCAAGATCGAAGAGGCTTTCGGCTCGGTCGATGCGCTGATCGAGAAGATGAAGGCGGAGGCCGTAGGCCATTTCGCCAGCGGCTGGGCCGCGCTTATCCTCAAGGACGGCAAGCTCGAAGTCACCAGCTATCATGACGCTGACACGCCGGTCGCGCATGAAGGCCATGCCCCGCTGTTGATCGTCGATGTGTGGGAACATGCCTATTATATCGACTATCGCAACGCCCGCCCCGGCTATGCCGACCGCATCCTCAAGGACGCGATCAACTGGGACTTTGCGGCACTGAATCTGGACGGCGAAGGCGCGAGCCGCGCTGATCAGCCAGGCTGA
- the ispZ gene encoding septation protein IspZ, translated as MTQRKSTQQPAHSGTLSLALDFGPLLVFFLGYKFLGMIVGTAAFMVAIVIAVIVSKWKLGRVSPMLWLSAALVLFFGGLTIYFHDQSFIQLKPTIIYAFFALMLFAGLARGKPLLKYLLQAAYDGLSHTGWMKLSRNWALFFVAMAIANEAMRRSLSFDTWLAVKVWGVTIVSVIFAAANIPMLMRHGLKLGDEPASDDLGETTPPQG; from the coding sequence ATGACCCAGCGCAAATCCACGCAACAGCCCGCCCATAGCGGCACGCTTAGTCTAGCGCTTGATTTCGGGCCGCTGCTGGTCTTTTTCCTCGGCTATAAATTTCTCGGCATGATCGTCGGTACGGCGGCCTTCATGGTCGCTATCGTCATTGCGGTGATCGTGTCGAAATGGAAGCTGGGCCGGGTGTCGCCGATGCTCTGGCTATCGGCAGCGCTGGTGCTGTTCTTCGGCGGCCTGACCATCTATTTCCATGACCAGAGTTTCATCCAGTTGAAGCCGACCATCATCTACGCCTTCTTCGCGTTGATGCTGTTCGCCGGGCTGGCACGGGGCAAGCCGCTGCTCAAATATCTGTTGCAGGCCGCCTATGATGGCCTCAGCCACACCGGCTGGATGAAGCTGTCGCGCAACTGGGCGCTTTTCTTCGTCGCCATGGCGATCGCGAACGAGGCGATGCGCCGTTCCTTGAGCTTCGACACCTGGCTTGCGGTCAAGGTTTGGGGCGTCACCATCGTCTCGGTGATCTTCGCCGCCGCCAATATCCCGATGCTGATGCGCCACGGGCTGAAACTGGGCGACGAGCCTGCCAGCGACGATCTGGGCGAGACGACCCCGCCCCAAGGCTGA
- the ftsY gene encoding signal recognition particle-docking protein FtsY produces MTDTGTSWRDRLFGGLKRTSDKLGDNLTGLFGKAALDAQTLDEIEEALILSDLGPAMAVRVRERLAEGRFNKELTEDYLREIIAEEIEKVLAPVARPLEIEAFPRPQVILVIGVNGSGKTTTIAKLAHNFLEQDYGVMLAAGDTFRAAAIGQLKVWAERLGIPIVAGKEGGDAAGIVFDAVKQATATGIDVLIVDTAGRLQNKTELMEELAKIRRILGRLNPASPHDVVLVLDATTGQNALNQIEVFKETAQVTGLVMTKLDGTARGGVLVAAAEKFRLPIHAIGVGEKIEDLRPFDPGDMARAIAGTAYAR; encoded by the coding sequence ATGACAGACACTGGCACCAGCTGGCGCGACCGCCTCTTTGGCGGTTTGAAGCGCACGTCCGACAAGCTCGGCGATAATCTCACCGGCCTGTTCGGCAAGGCCGCCCTGGACGCGCAGACCCTTGACGAGATCGAGGAAGCGCTGATCCTGTCCGACCTTGGCCCGGCCATGGCGGTGCGGGTGCGCGAACGCCTGGCCGAAGGCCGGTTCAACAAGGAACTGACCGAGGACTATCTGCGCGAAATCATCGCGGAAGAAATCGAAAAGGTGCTGGCCCCCGTCGCGCGCCCACTGGAGATCGAAGCCTTCCCCCGGCCGCAGGTCATCCTCGTCATCGGCGTCAACGGGTCGGGCAAGACCACCACCATCGCCAAACTCGCGCATAATTTCCTGGAGCAGGATTATGGCGTGATGCTGGCGGCGGGCGACACGTTCCGCGCCGCCGCAATCGGCCAGCTCAAGGTCTGGGCCGAGCGGCTGGGCATCCCGATCGTCGCGGGCAAGGAAGGCGGTGACGCGGCCGGCATCGTGTTCGACGCGGTCAAGCAGGCGACCGCCACCGGTATCGACGTGCTGATCGTCGACACCGCAGGGCGCTTGCAGAACAAGACCGAGTTGATGGAGGAACTGGCCAAGATCCGCCGGATCCTGGGCCGGCTGAACCCGGCTTCGCCGCATGACGTCGTGCTGGTGCTGGATGCGACCACGGGCCAGAATGCGCTGAACCAGATCGAAGTGTTCAAGGAAACGGCGCAGGTCACCGGCCTCGTCATGACCAAGCTGGACGGCACCGCGCGCGGCGGCGTGCTGGTCGCGGCGGCGGAGAAATTCCGCCTGCCCATTCACGCCATCGGCGTCGGGGAAAAGATCGAGGATCTGCGCCCGTTCGATCCCGGTGACATGGCGCGCGCCATTGCAGGAACAGCCTATGCCCGCTGA
- the mtaB gene encoding tRNA (N(6)-L-threonylcarbamoyladenosine(37)-C(2))-methylthiotransferase MtaB, with protein sequence MSGPAIITMGCRLNIAESEAIRDLAQGQDNLIVVNSCAVTAEAVRQTRQAIRRARRERPDARIMVTGCAAQTEPETFAAMAEVDAVIGNREKLEAETYQRPFASSEVEKRFSTSLEANGAFGAMPKVRVADIMAVRDTVPHMASAFADHARAFLEVQNGCDHRCTFCIIPYGRGNSRSVPAGAVVDKARELVAAGYREIVLTGVDVTSYGPDLPGSPSLGSLVERILTGVPDLPRLRLSSIDSVEIDDRLFDLIAHEPRMMPHLHLSLQAGDDMILKRMKRRHSRADAIRIVDRLKAARPGISIGADIIAGFPTEEDAMFERSLALIADCDIVHGHIFPYSPRTGTPAARMPQVDRATIKARAARLRAACTTQRDAWLNSLIGTTQSVLVERSGLSGHAENFAPVRFASQQLPSTIVTARITGLEKDTLIAQEAAS encoded by the coding sequence ATGAGCGGCCCCGCCATCATCACCATGGGCTGCCGCCTCAACATTGCGGAGAGCGAGGCGATCCGTGACCTGGCGCAGGGGCAGGACAACCTGATCGTCGTCAATAGCTGCGCCGTCACCGCCGAAGCCGTGCGTCAGACCCGCCAGGCCATCCGCCGCGCCCGACGCGAGCGGCCCGATGCGCGGATCATGGTGACCGGCTGCGCGGCGCAGACCGAGCCGGAGACCTTCGCGGCGATGGCCGAAGTCGATGCGGTGATCGGCAACCGGGAGAAGCTAGAGGCGGAAACATACCAACGTCCGTTCGCTTCGAGCGAAGTCGAGAAGCGCTTCTCTACTTCGCTCGAAGCGAACGGAGCTTTTGGAGCGATGCCCAAAGTCCGTGTCGCCGACATCATGGCCGTGCGCGACACTGTGCCGCATATGGCGTCCGCCTTTGCCGATCATGCCCGCGCGTTTCTGGAGGTGCAAAATGGCTGCGACCATCGCTGCACCTTTTGCATCATCCCCTATGGCCGGGGCAACAGCCGCTCCGTCCCCGCAGGCGCAGTGGTGGACAAGGCCCGCGAACTGGTCGCGGCGGGCTATCGCGAAATCGTGCTGACCGGCGTCGATGTCACCAGCTACGGCCCTGACCTGCCGGGCAGCCCGTCGCTTGGCTCATTGGTCGAGCGCATCCTGACCGGCGTCCCCGACCTCCCCCGCCTGCGCCTCTCCTCGATCGACAGCGTGGAGATAGACGACCGCCTGTTCGACCTGATTGCTCACGAACCGCGCATGATGCCGCACCTCCATCTCTCGCTGCAAGCGGGCGATGACATGATCCTCAAGCGGATGAAGCGGCGTCATAGCCGCGCCGATGCCATCCGCATCGTCGATCGGCTCAAGGCCGCCCGCCCCGGCATCAGCATCGGCGCGGACATCATCGCCGGTTTCCCGACCGAGGAGGATGCGATGTTCGAACGCAGCCTGGCGCTGATCGCCGACTGCGACATCGTCCATGGCCATATCTTCCCTTATTCGCCGCGCACCGGTACGCCCGCCGCGCGGATGCCGCAGGTCGATCGCGCCACCATCAAGGCCCGTGCCGCCCGCCTGCGTGCGGCCTGCACGACCCAACGGGATGCCTGGCTGAACAGCCTGATCGGCACGACCCAGTCGGTGCTGGTCGAACGTAGCGGGCTGTCGGGCCATGCCGAAAACTTTGCTCCCGTGCGCTTTGCAAGCCAGCAATTGCCCTCGACCATCGTCACCGCCCGCATCACGGGGCTTGAGAAGGACACGCTGATCGCGCAAGAGGCGGCATCATGA
- the dapF gene encoding diaminopimelate epimerase: MMGRFSKMHGLGNDFVVIDARSDAIEMTPNLARAIADRHAGIGCDQLILIGNAPDADVSMQIFNADGSEVEACGNATRCVPLFVGRDVSIRTKAGLLEAKAVDGGVSVDMGAPRFAWDAIPLAYPMDTLTMGASWEDLPAPAAVNVGNPHVIFFLDAWDGVNFERLGPLIETDPLFPARINVNFAQVLDDNHIRLIVWERGAGLTRACGTGACATAVAAIRRKLVRGPVTVSLPGGDLVIDWAPGGTITMTGPATHVFNGEADWARF, translated from the coding sequence ATCATGGGACGCTTCTCGAAAATGCATGGCTTGGGCAACGACTTCGTCGTGATCGACGCGCGCAGCGACGCGATCGAAATGACCCCGAATCTCGCCCGCGCCATTGCCGATCGTCATGCCGGGATCGGCTGCGACCAACTGATCCTGATCGGCAACGCGCCCGATGCGGACGTGTCGATGCAGATTTTCAACGCGGATGGCAGCGAGGTCGAGGCTTGCGGCAACGCCACCCGCTGCGTGCCGTTGTTCGTCGGCCGCGACGTGTCGATCCGCACCAAAGCAGGGCTGCTCGAAGCCAAGGCCGTCGATGGCGGCGTGAGCGTCGACATGGGCGCGCCGCGCTTCGCATGGGACGCAATCCCGCTTGCCTACCCCATGGACACACTGACTATGGGCGCGAGTTGGGAAGACCTGCCCGCCCCCGCCGCGGTCAATGTCGGCAACCCGCATGTCATCTTCTTTTTGGACGCTTGGGACGGTGTGAACTTCGAGCGGCTCGGCCCGCTCATCGAAACCGATCCGCTCTTTCCCGCCCGCATCAACGTCAATTTCGCGCAGGTCTTGGACGACAATCATATCCGCCTGATCGTGTGGGAACGCGGCGCTGGCCTCACCCGCGCCTGCGGCACCGGGGCCTGCGCCACCGCCGTCGCCGCCATCCGCCGCAAGCTGGTGCGCGGCCCCGTCACGGTCAGCCTGCCCGGCGGCGATCTGGTCATCGACTGGGCGCCGGGCGGCACGATCACCATGACCGGTCCCGCCACCCATGTCTTCAATGGCGAGGCTGACTGGGCGCGTTTCTGA
- a CDS encoding energy transducer TonB codes for MSIILGLAVSAALTGATPMGSPGRWLTDQDYPPDARRRREQGAVAFTLLISPNGMPLKCNVTRSSNFDDLDKQSCTLLMRRARFTPARDIDGNAAHTYYRGFMYWSFSRPTPLVYAPDIDLQVDKLPGGAKEKTVSILVQTDLDGHVVACNLAKSEDNEPKNLVAVACKEAATMSPMPVRDGDGRSVTAVRPLKVSFATALP; via the coding sequence ATGAGCATTATATTGGGGCTGGCGGTTTCTGCTGCGCTTACCGGCGCAACACCTATGGGATCACCCGGCAGATGGTTGACGGATCAAGATTACCCGCCCGATGCGAGACGGCGTCGTGAGCAAGGCGCGGTCGCATTCACTTTGCTGATCTCACCGAACGGTATGCCGCTGAAGTGCAATGTCACTCGGTCAAGTAATTTCGACGATCTCGACAAACAAAGTTGCACATTGCTTATGCGGCGTGCCAGATTCACTCCGGCGCGCGACATAGATGGTAATGCAGCACACACATATTATCGGGGCTTCATGTACTGGTCTTTTAGCCGCCCCACACCGCTGGTTTATGCGCCGGATATAGATTTGCAGGTCGACAAACTGCCTGGCGGAGCAAAAGAAAAGACAGTTTCGATTTTGGTGCAAACTGATTTGGACGGGCATGTAGTAGCCTGCAACCTCGCCAAATCTGAAGATAACGAGCCAAAAAATCTTGTTGCGGTTGCGTGCAAGGAAGCAGCAACAATGTCCCCTATGCCAGTTAGAGATGGCGATGGACGCTCCGTGACAGCAGTTCGACCGCTGAAAGTGTCCTTCGCAACCGCATTGCCTTAG
- a CDS encoding amino acid permease: MSWTRRKSIEAMTPTGDQHRLARTLSWPHLLALGVGAIVGTGILTLIGVGADRAGPAVLLSFAIAGAICACAALAYAELSTMMPAAGSAYSYSYVALGEGIAWIVGWSLILEYSLVVSTVAVGWSGYAAPLLTGIGFPELLTQGPELGGLVNLPAIFIIAVVAGLLMLGTHESARLNSILVLIKIATLSLFVWVALPAFDAQNLEPFMPFGFAKDMGPDGVERGVMAAAAIIFFAFYGFDAISTAAEEAKNPDRDLAIGIVGSLIVCTLIYVLVAAAAIGAMPFTRFADSPEPLALILREMGRGEVARIVAIAAVIALPTVLLGFLYGQSRIFLVMARDGFLPQSLAKISRRGTPVRITIVTAVLVAIIAGLLPIDEIAALANAGTLIAFTAVGACLLVLRRRSPNLRRPFRTPAAWFVGLGAIAGCAYLFISLPTDTILACFGWNALGLVVYFLYGQKRAVAV; the protein is encoded by the coding sequence ATGAGTTGGACACGCCGCAAGTCGATCGAAGCGATGACGCCGACGGGGGACCAGCATCGCCTGGCCCGCACCCTGTCCTGGCCGCATCTGCTGGCGCTGGGCGTCGGCGCGATCGTCGGCACCGGCATCCTGACCCTGATCGGCGTCGGCGCGGATCGTGCCGGGCCTGCCGTCCTGCTCTCCTTTGCCATAGCCGGCGCGATCTGCGCCTGCGCCGCGCTAGCCTATGCCGAACTCTCGACCATGATGCCCGCCGCGGGCAGCGCCTATAGCTACTCCTATGTCGCGCTGGGCGAAGGCATCGCCTGGATCGTGGGATGGAGCCTGATCCTCGAATATAGCCTTGTCGTCTCGACCGTCGCGGTCGGCTGGTCGGGCTATGCCGCGCCGCTGCTGACCGGGATCGGCTTTCCCGAACTACTGACGCAAGGCCCGGAACTGGGCGGCCTCGTCAACCTGCCCGCCATCTTCATCATCGCCGTGGTCGCGGGCTTGCTGATGCTCGGCACGCATGAAAGCGCGCGCCTCAACAGCATCCTCGTCCTCATCAAGATCGCGACCTTGAGCCTGTTCGTCTGGGTCGCCCTGCCCGCTTTCGATGCGCAGAATCTTGAGCCCTTCATGCCCTTCGGCTTCGCCAAGGATATGGGACCGGACGGCGTCGAGCGCGGCGTGATGGCGGCGGCGGCGATCATCTTCTTCGCCTTCTACGGTTTCGACGCCATTTCCACGGCGGCGGAGGAAGCCAAGAACCCGGACCGCGACCTCGCCATCGGCATCGTCGGGTCGCTGATCGTCTGCACCCTGATCTATGTCCTGGTCGCGGCCGCCGCGATCGGAGCCATGCCCTTCACCCGCTTTGCCGACAGCCCCGAACCGCTTGCGCTGATCTTGCGCGAAATGGGGCGCGGAGAGGTGGCGCGGATCGTCGCCATCGCCGCCGTCATCGCCCTGCCTACCGTGCTGCTCGGCTTCCTCTATGGCCAGAGCCGCATCTTCCTGGTCATGGCCCGCGACGGTTTCCTGCCGCAAAGCCTCGCCAAAATCTCCAGGCGCGGGACCCCTGTGCGCATCACCATCGTTACCGCCGTCTTGGTCGCCATCATCGCGGGCCTGCTCCCCATCGATGAGATCGCCGCCCTCGCCAATGCCGGCACCCTGATCGCCTTCACCGCCGTCGGTGCCTGCCTCCTCGTCCTGCGCCGCCGCAGCCCCAACCTCCGCCGCCCCTTCCGCACCCCCGCCGCCTGGTTCGTCGGGTTAGGCGCGATCGCAGGTTGCGCCTATCTGTTCATCAGCCTGCCGACGGACACGATCTTGGCGTGCTTCGGGTGGAATGCGCTGGGGCTGGTCGTGTATTTTCTGTACGGGCAGAAACGGGCGGTGGCGGTTTGA
- the ffh gene encoding signal recognition particle protein, which produces MMFDSLSDRLGGVFDKLRGRGALTEDDVRAAMREVRIALLEADVALSVVRQFVDQATERAVGSDVLRSVTPGQMVVKIVSDTLTETLGSETSDLMIDVAPPAVIMMVGLQGSGKTTTTAKIAKRLKERERKKVLMASLDVQRPAAQEQLAVLGTQCDVATLPIIAGQQPVDIARRALQAAKLQGFDVVMLDTAGRLHVDQALMDEMKAVADASSPAEILLVVDSLTGQDAVNVAQNFTAQVPLTGVVLTRMDGDARGGAALSMRAVTGRPIKFAGMGEKLDAIEPFHPQRVAQRILGMGDVVSLVERAAESIDADEADKLAKKMAKGQFDMNDLRSQLNQMRRMGGLGALAGMLPGLKKAQAAMANSGANDKTLIHLDAMIGSMTPKERERPALINAKRKIRIAKGAGRTVQDVNRLLKMHQEMEGAMKKIRKMGGLKGLAKMFTGGGGMGGLGGLGGPDGAGGPDLSGLGGLGGNMPKLPPGFQNFMKK; this is translated from the coding sequence ATGATGTTCGATTCGCTGAGCGATCGTCTGGGTGGGGTATTCGATAAACTGCGGGGGCGTGGTGCGCTCACGGAGGACGATGTCCGCGCCGCGATGCGCGAGGTGCGAATCGCGCTGCTCGAAGCCGATGTCGCCCTGTCGGTCGTGCGCCAGTTCGTCGATCAGGCGACGGAACGCGCGGTCGGCAGCGACGTGCTGCGGTCGGTCACGCCGGGGCAGATGGTCGTCAAGATCGTTTCCGACACGCTCACTGAAACGCTGGGGTCCGAAACGTCGGACCTGATGATCGACGTGGCCCCGCCCGCCGTCATCATGATGGTCGGCCTCCAAGGGTCGGGCAAGACGACCACGACGGCCAAGATCGCCAAGCGCCTGAAAGAGCGCGAGCGCAAGAAGGTGCTGATGGCGTCGCTCGACGTCCAGCGTCCGGCCGCGCAGGAGCAGCTCGCCGTGCTGGGCACGCAATGCGATGTCGCGACGCTGCCGATCATCGCCGGGCAGCAGCCGGTCGATATCGCCAGGCGCGCGCTGCAGGCGGCGAAGCTGCAGGGCTTCGACGTGGTGATGCTCGATACTGCCGGGCGTCTGCATGTCGACCAAGCGCTGATGGACGAAATGAAGGCGGTGGCCGATGCCAGCAGCCCCGCCGAAATCCTGCTGGTGGTCGATTCGCTGACCGGCCAGGACGCGGTCAATGTCGCGCAGAATTTCACCGCGCAGGTGCCGCTGACCGGTGTCGTGCTGACCCGGATGGATGGCGATGCGCGTGGTGGTGCGGCGCTGTCGATGCGGGCGGTCACGGGTCGCCCGATCAAGTTTGCGGGCATGGGCGAAAAGCTCGACGCGATCGAGCCTTTCCATCCGCAGCGCGTGGCGCAGCGCATTTTGGGCATGGGCGATGTTGTGTCGCTGGTCGAGCGGGCCGCCGAGAGCATCGACGCGGACGAGGCCGACAAGCTCGCCAAGAAGATGGCCAAGGGTCAGTTCGACATGAACGACCTGCGCAGCCAGCTTAACCAGATGCGCCGCATGGGTGGCCTTGGCGCGCTGGCGGGCATGTTGCCGGGCCTCAAGAAGGCGCAGGCGGCGATGGCCAATAGCGGCGCGAACGACAAGACGCTGATCCATCTCGACGCGATGATCGGGTCGATGACGCCCAAGGAGCGGGAACGCCCCGCCTTGATCAACGCCAAGCGCAAGATCCGCATCGCCAAGGGCGCCGGGCGGACCGTGCAGGACGTCAACCGCCTCCTGAAAATGCATCAGGAGATGGAAGGCGCGATGAAGAAGATCCGCAAAATGGGTGGCCTCAAGGGGCTGGCCAAGATGTTCACCGGTGGTGGTGGAATGGGCGGATTGGGTGGTCTTGGCGGACCCGATGGGGCCGGCGGGCCTGATCTGTCGGGCCTGGGCGGACTGGGCGGTAACATGCCCAAATTGCCGCCGGGCTTTCAGAATTTCATGAAGAAGTGA
- the rpsP gene encoding 30S ribosomal protein S16 → MATSIRLSRGGSKKRPYYRIVVADSRAPRDGKFIERIGSYNPVLPKSDEKRVILDVERAKHWVAAGAQPTDRVARFLDAAGVKERIVRNNPNKAVPGQKAKDRAEDRATKLAEAEEARIAAEEAAKAPAEAPAEEAPAEEAAAEQAEG, encoded by the coding sequence ATGGCAACGTCCATTCGTCTCTCGCGCGGTGGTTCCAAGAAGCGTCCCTATTATCGCATCGTCGTGGCCGACAGCCGCGCGCCGCGTGATGGCAAGTTCATCGAGCGTATCGGCAGCTACAACCCCGTCCTGCCCAAGAGCGACGAAAAGCGCGTCATCCTGGACGTCGAGCGTGCAAAGCATTGGGTTGCCGCTGGTGCGCAGCCGACCGACCGCGTTGCCCGTTTCCTCGACGCCGCTGGCGTGAAGGAGCGGATCGTTCGCAACAACCCGAACAAGGCTGTGCCGGGTCAGAAGGCCAAGGATCGCGCCGAAGACCGTGCGACCAAGCTGGCTGAAGCCGAAGAAGCGCGCATTGCCGCTGAAGAAGCCGCCAAGGCGCCTGCCGAAGCGCCGGCTGAAGAGGCTCCCGCCGAGGAAGCCGCTGCCGAACAGGCCGAGGGCTGA
- the rimM gene encoding ribosome maturation factor RimM (Essential for efficient processing of 16S rRNA), translating to MTDKPVTLAAIVGAHGVAGEVRLKLFGEGAESLKAYGSFDAAGRTLTLKSVRPGPNGAVARFAEIGDRGAAEALRGTALTVPRSALPPLAEGEYYHADIIGLPCLSSEGEALGEIIAIENFGAGDIVEVQRPSVEGKPGKRFMAPMHAVTLEAERAVIDALFVE from the coding sequence TTGACGGACAAGCCCGTCACGCTCGCCGCGATTGTCGGGGCGCATGGGGTGGCGGGCGAAGTCCGTCTCAAGCTGTTTGGCGAAGGGGCCGAAAGCCTCAAAGCCTATGGCAGCTTCGATGCGGCGGGGCGCACATTGACGTTGAAGTCGGTGCGCCCCGGCCCCAATGGCGCGGTCGCCCGCTTTGCCGAGATCGGCGATCGCGGTGCGGCCGAAGCTCTGCGCGGCACGGCGCTGACCGTCCCGCGATCCGCCCTGCCGCCGTTGGCCGAGGGCGAATATTATCATGCCGACATTATCGGCCTGCCTTGCCTGTCGAGCGAGGGCGAAGCGCTGGGCGAGATCATCGCGATCGAGAATTTCGGCGCGGGCGACATTGTCGAAGTCCAGCGGCCATCGGTCGAGGGCAAGCCCGGCAAGCGGTTCATGGCGCCGATGCATGCGGTGACGCTGGAGGCGGAGCGGGCGGTGATTGACGCGCTGTTCGTGGAGTAG
- a CDS encoding antitoxin, which yields MGEEYRAKIFKSGNSVALRLPKALGLSDGEEVVLVPHEDGSFSFWKEDQARDIFLALYGSMSSDFMQDGRGDIDQGERDWTSNTPQAA from the coding sequence ATGGGCGAAGAATATCGAGCCAAGATTTTCAAGTCGGGCAATTCCGTTGCGCTACGTCTGCCCAAGGCTTTGGGCCTGTCGGACGGCGAAGAGGTCGTGCTGGTCCCCCATGAGGATGGCAGTTTCTCCTTCTGGAAGGAGGATCAAGCCCGCGACATTTTTCTGGCACTCTATGGCAGCATGTCGAGCGACTTCATGCAGGACGGGCGCGGCGATATCGACCAGGGCGAACGCGACTGGACGTCGAACACGCCCCAAGCTGCATGA
- a CDS encoding type II toxin-antitoxin system VapC family toxin, with protein MTSRYLLDTNVCIDFLLGRSASLAERVGQAFGGLAVSAITAAELRVGSRASSDPKGDMRRIDAFLAMLDVLPFDDRAAATYGAVVRQVGVRRKSFDRLIGAQALSLDVPLVTRNERDFADIQGLRLENWTL; from the coding sequence ATGACCAGTCGCTATCTGCTCGACACCAATGTCTGCATCGATTTTTTGCTGGGGCGGAGCGCGTCCTTGGCCGAACGGGTCGGTCAGGCCTTTGGTGGCCTGGCGGTATCGGCCATCACCGCAGCGGAGCTACGGGTCGGCAGTCGCGCGTCCAGCGATCCCAAGGGCGACATGCGCCGGATCGATGCTTTTCTGGCGATGCTGGATGTCCTGCCGTTCGATGACCGGGCGGCGGCGACCTATGGCGCGGTCGTCCGGCAGGTCGGCGTGCGCCGCAAGAGTTTCGATCGGCTGATCGGGGCGCAGGCGCTGTCGCTGGATGTGCCGCTCGTCACGCGCAATGAACGCGATTTCGCCGACATACAGGGGTTGAGGCTGGAGAATTGGACGTTATGA